The following coding sequences are from one Culex quinquefasciatus strain JHB chromosome 1, VPISU_Cqui_1.0_pri_paternal, whole genome shotgun sequence window:
- the LOC6039195 gene encoding fibroblast growth factor receptor homolog 1 isoform X1 — translation MANQVLTIVTFTTLLIARIEPVSTYKISSADPDVIRINLGHKRLVKETVPLHSKLLIKCNFDAPAWFKNGKPITTDNRRAKSLKFNSIKKTDAGYYSCGSEYAEWSNLTLSVFSQHEAADHYQSDSPGSGSGNVANLEKKSLSSAAVTAPLQQNELSEDLPVFVVGSRDHVATVTKREGEFYRLRCEVAGEPKFRISWSKDGEVFNSKTGNRSNVSMDKLTVADNGVYVCRVCNGHVCVNSTTKVEVLVGDSEEPIISYNNMEKHSQVSNSDEPVGVDYVDDHNGEDYDEEEEGGEEEVENEEDEGGVGGPLRGSVHETSETTENQPVVGGSGGDLPPGKPFFTKPDQLVSLMPKPSGNMVRLRCPAAGNPMPNITWTKNDTAVQRNMGSVKYAKWSIVLEDLVEADSGQYTCNVCNVHGCIHFTTTLKVKDRFPARPYIKEGYLVNTTVLVNSTAQLECRTISDLEPHIEWIKFNVDVENPVIPRNMTKLERDADNPEVLTLYNVTHEDEGWYTCVAANTLGSSLEKAYLRVVDELPEDDIPTAHPVRHHSTLITVMTMVLSGCFMVLAIIVVIVCKKLKREKMKHRAMEHVNQWTKKVIVLKQPPVENSIPGVTDAMQMPIVRIEKQRSTLVQSGNCDPALISEYEFPIDLNWEFPRNKLLLGKSLGEGAFGKVVMAEAQGLVKGQASTVVAVKMLKEGHTDADVKDLVCEMEVMKMIGKHVNIINLLGCCCKDGPLYVIVEYAPHGNLKDFLRGHRFGTANYEDMISGGDKEKKILTQKELISFAYQIARGMEHLASRRCIHRDLAARNVLVSDGYVMKIADFGLARDIHSQEYYRKTTTGKLPIRWMAPESLEEKFYDSQSDVWSFGVLLWEIMTLGGNPYSSIPTWDNLLEHLKKGKRLEQPPLCSIDIYLFMRECWHYRPEERPTFSEIVQHLDRLVSITSNEEYLDLGLPLLETPPSSDDDEEDDEDALDEPDGRQAERMRMYPFSHHHFSHHTTESSF, via the exons CCTCAAGTTCAACTCGATCAAAAAGACCGACGCCGGCTACTACTCGTGCGGCTCCGAGTACGCCGAGTGGTCCAACCTGACGCTGTCGGTGTTTAGCCAGCACGAGGCCGCCGACCACTACCAGAGCGACTCGCCCGGCTCGGGCTCCGGCAACGTTGCCAACCTGGAGAAGAAGAGCCTTTCGTCGGCGGCGGTAACGGCACCGCTTCAGCAGAACGAGCTCTCCGAGGACCTGCCGGTGTTTGTGGTCGGAAGTCGCGATCACGTGGCTACGGTTACGAAGCGGGAGGGGGAGTTTTACCGGTTGCGGTGCGAGGTCGCGGGGGAGCCAAAGTTTCGGATCAGCTGGAGCAAGGACGGGGAGGTGTTCAACTCGAAGACCGGGAACCGGTCGAACGTTTCAATGGATAAGCTGACGGTCGCGGATAACGGGGTGTATGTGTGCCGGGTGTGTAACGGGCACGTTTGTGTGAACAGTACGACGAAGGTTGAGGTTCTGGTGGGGGATTCCGAGGAGCCGATCATCAGCTATAACAATATGGAGAAGCACTCGCAGGTGTCGAACAGTGACGAGCCTGTTGGGGTGGACTATGTGGACGATCATAATGGGGAGGATTacgacgaggaggaggagggtgGTGAAGAGGAGGTTGAGAATGAGGAAGACGAGGGGGGTGTTGGGGGTCCGTTGAGGGGGTCGGTGCATGAAACCAGTGAGACTACGGAGAATCAACCGGTGGTGGGGGGTTCCGGGGGTGATCTACCTCCTGGGAAGCCGTTCTTTACCAAGCCGGATCAGCTGGTGAGCCTGATGCCGAAGCCTTCGGGGAATATGGTGCGGTTGCGGTGTCCTGCCGCCGGCAACCCGATGCCGAACATCACCTGGACGAAGAACGACACCGCCGTCCAGCGGAACATGGGCTCGGTGAAGTACGCCAAGTGGTCAATCGTGCTGGAGGATCTGGTCGAGGCGGACAGCGGCCAGTACACGTGCAACGTGTGCAACGTCCACGGCTGCATCCACTTTACGACGACGCTGAAGGTTAAAG ATCGCTTCCCGGCGAGACCGTACATAAAGGAGGGCTACCTGGTGAACACGACCGTGCTGGTCAACTCGACGGCCCAGCTCGAGTGCCGCACGATCTCCGATCTCGAGCCGCACATCGAGTGGATCAAGTTTAACGTTGACGTGGAGAACCCGGTCATTCCTAGGAACATGACCAAACTCGAG CGCGACGCCGACAACCCTGAGGTGTTGACCCTGTATAACGTGACCCACGAGGACGAGGGCTGGTACACGTGCGTGGCCGCCAACACGCTCGGCTCCTCGCTGGAGAAGGCTTACCTGCGGGTCGTGGACGAACTGCCCGAGGATGACATTCCGACGGCGCACCCCGTGCGGCACCACTCGACGCTGATCACCGTCATGACCATGGTACTTTCGGGCTGTTTCATGGTGCTCGCGATCATCGTGGTGATCGTGTGCAAGAAGCTGAAGCGCGAAAAGATGAAGCACCGCGCCATGGAGCACGTCAACCAGTGGACCAAAAAGGTGATCGTACTGAAGCAGCCGCCGGTCGAGAACAGCATCCCCGGGGTGACGGATGCCATG CAAATGCCGATCGTGCGAATTGAGAAGCAGCGATCGACGCTGGTTCAGAGTGGCAACTGCGACCCGGCGCTGATCTCGGAGTACGAGTTCCCGATCGACCTGAACTGGGAGTTCCCGAGGAACAAGCTGCTGCTCGGAAAGAGCTTGGGTGAAGGTGCCTTCGGCAAGGTCGTCATGGCGGAAGCTCAGGGCTTGGTGAAGGGACAGGCGTCGACCGTGGTCGCGGTCAAGATGTTGAAGG AGGGTCACACGGACGCCGACGTCAAGGACCTGGTGTGCGAGATGGAGGTGATGAAGATGATCGGCAAGCACGTCAACATCATCAACCTGCTCGGCTGCTGCTGCAAGGACGGCCCGCTGTACGTGATCGTGGAGTACGCCCCGCACGGCAACCTCAAAGACTTCCTACGGGGTCACCGCTTCGGTACCGCCAACTACGAGGACATGATCAGCGGTGGCGACAAGGAGAAGAAGATCCTCACCCAGAAGGAGCTGATCTCGTTCGCGTATCAGATCGCGCGCGGCATGGAACATCTGGCGTCGCGAAGG TGCATTCATCGCGATTTGGCAGCGCGGAACGTGCTGGTTAGTGACGGGTACGTGATGAAGATCGCCGATTTCGGGCTGGCGCGCGACATTCACAGCCAGGAGTACTACCGGAAGACGACCACGGGCAAGCTGCCGATCCGCTGGATGGCGCCCGAGTCGCTCGAGGAGAAGTTCTACGACTCGCAGAGCGATGT CTGGTCCTTTGGAGTGCTACTCTGGGAGATTATGACCCTCGGGGGCAACCCGTACTCGTCGATCCCGACCTGGGACAACCTGCTGGAGCATCTCAAGAAGGGCAAGCGACTGGAGCAGCCACCGCTCTGCTCGATAGACAT CTACCTGTTCATGCGCGAGTGCTGGCACTACCGGCCCGAGGAGCGGCCCACCTTCAGCGAGATCGTCCAGCATCTGGACCGGCTGGTCAGCATCACCTCGAACGAGGAGTACCTGGATCTGGGGCTGCCACTGCTCGAGACGCCCCCGTCCAGCGACGATGACGAGGAGGACGACGAGGACGCGCTGGACGAGCCGGACGGACGGCAGGCCGAGCGGATGCGGATGTACCCGTTCAGCCATCACCACTTTAGTCATCACACCACCGAGAGTAGTTTTTAG
- the LOC6039195 gene encoding fibroblast growth factor receptor homolog 1 isoform X2, with protein sequence MANQVLTIVTFTTLLIARIEPVSTYKISSADPDVIRINLGHKRLVKETVPLHSKLLIKCNFDAPAWFKNGKPITTDNRRAKSLKFNSIKKTDAGYYSCGSEYAEWSNLTLSVFSQHEAADHYQSDSPGSGSGNVANLEKKSLSSAAVTAPLQQNELSEDLPVFVVGSRDHVATVTKREGEFYRLRCEVAGEPKFRISWSKDGEVFNSKTGNRSNVSMDKLTVADNGVYVCRVCNGHVCVNSTTKVEVLVGDSEEPIISYNNMEKHSQVSNSDEPVGVDYVDDHNGEDYDEEEEGGEEEVENEEDEGGVGGPLRGSVHETSETTENQPVVGGSGGDLPPGKPFFTKPDQLVSLMPKPSGNMVRLRCPAAGNPMPNITWTKNDTAVQRNMGSVKYAKWSIVLEDLVEADSGQYTCNVCNVHGCIHFTTTLKVKDRVNHKPIITKSFTNITALVGGNVTLKCEVLSDLTTHIQWVKGSKANCQDCKNIKRDADNPEVLTLYNVTHEDEGWYTCVAANTLGSSLEKAYLRVVDELPEDDIPTAHPVRHHSTLITVMTMVLSGCFMVLAIIVVIVCKKLKREKMKHRAMEHVNQWTKKVIVLKQPPVENSIPGVTDAMQMPIVRIEKQRSTLVQSGNCDPALISEYEFPIDLNWEFPRNKLLLGKSLGEGAFGKVVMAEAQGLVKGQASTVVAVKMLKEGHTDADVKDLVCEMEVMKMIGKHVNIINLLGCCCKDGPLYVIVEYAPHGNLKDFLRGHRFGTANYEDMISGGDKEKKILTQKELISFAYQIARGMEHLASRRCIHRDLAARNVLVSDGYVMKIADFGLARDIHSQEYYRKTTTGKLPIRWMAPESLEEKFYDSQSDVWSFGVLLWEIMTLGGNPYSSIPTWDNLLEHLKKGKRLEQPPLCSIDIYLFMRECWHYRPEERPTFSEIVQHLDRLVSITSNEEYLDLGLPLLETPPSSDDDEEDDEDALDEPDGRQAERMRMYPFSHHHFSHHTTESSF encoded by the exons CCTCAAGTTCAACTCGATCAAAAAGACCGACGCCGGCTACTACTCGTGCGGCTCCGAGTACGCCGAGTGGTCCAACCTGACGCTGTCGGTGTTTAGCCAGCACGAGGCCGCCGACCACTACCAGAGCGACTCGCCCGGCTCGGGCTCCGGCAACGTTGCCAACCTGGAGAAGAAGAGCCTTTCGTCGGCGGCGGTAACGGCACCGCTTCAGCAGAACGAGCTCTCCGAGGACCTGCCGGTGTTTGTGGTCGGAAGTCGCGATCACGTGGCTACGGTTACGAAGCGGGAGGGGGAGTTTTACCGGTTGCGGTGCGAGGTCGCGGGGGAGCCAAAGTTTCGGATCAGCTGGAGCAAGGACGGGGAGGTGTTCAACTCGAAGACCGGGAACCGGTCGAACGTTTCAATGGATAAGCTGACGGTCGCGGATAACGGGGTGTATGTGTGCCGGGTGTGTAACGGGCACGTTTGTGTGAACAGTACGACGAAGGTTGAGGTTCTGGTGGGGGATTCCGAGGAGCCGATCATCAGCTATAACAATATGGAGAAGCACTCGCAGGTGTCGAACAGTGACGAGCCTGTTGGGGTGGACTATGTGGACGATCATAATGGGGAGGATTacgacgaggaggaggagggtgGTGAAGAGGAGGTTGAGAATGAGGAAGACGAGGGGGGTGTTGGGGGTCCGTTGAGGGGGTCGGTGCATGAAACCAGTGAGACTACGGAGAATCAACCGGTGGTGGGGGGTTCCGGGGGTGATCTACCTCCTGGGAAGCCGTTCTTTACCAAGCCGGATCAGCTGGTGAGCCTGATGCCGAAGCCTTCGGGGAATATGGTGCGGTTGCGGTGTCCTGCCGCCGGCAACCCGATGCCGAACATCACCTGGACGAAGAACGACACCGCCGTCCAGCGGAACATGGGCTCGGTGAAGTACGCCAAGTGGTCAATCGTGCTGGAGGATCTGGTCGAGGCGGACAGCGGCCAGTACACGTGCAACGTGTGCAACGTCCACGGCTGCATCCACTTTACGACGACGCTGAAGGTTAAAG ATCGCGTTAACCACAAACCGATTATTACCAAGTCGTTCACGAACATTACGGCCCTCGTGGGCGGCAACGTGACGCTCAAGTGCGAGGTCCTGAGCGATCTGACCACGCACATCCAGTGGGTGAAGGGGTCCAAGGCGAACTGTCAGGACTGTAAAAATATTAAG CGCGACGCCGACAACCCTGAGGTGTTGACCCTGTATAACGTGACCCACGAGGACGAGGGCTGGTACACGTGCGTGGCCGCCAACACGCTCGGCTCCTCGCTGGAGAAGGCTTACCTGCGGGTCGTGGACGAACTGCCCGAGGATGACATTCCGACGGCGCACCCCGTGCGGCACCACTCGACGCTGATCACCGTCATGACCATGGTACTTTCGGGCTGTTTCATGGTGCTCGCGATCATCGTGGTGATCGTGTGCAAGAAGCTGAAGCGCGAAAAGATGAAGCACCGCGCCATGGAGCACGTCAACCAGTGGACCAAAAAGGTGATCGTACTGAAGCAGCCGCCGGTCGAGAACAGCATCCCCGGGGTGACGGATGCCATG CAAATGCCGATCGTGCGAATTGAGAAGCAGCGATCGACGCTGGTTCAGAGTGGCAACTGCGACCCGGCGCTGATCTCGGAGTACGAGTTCCCGATCGACCTGAACTGGGAGTTCCCGAGGAACAAGCTGCTGCTCGGAAAGAGCTTGGGTGAAGGTGCCTTCGGCAAGGTCGTCATGGCGGAAGCTCAGGGCTTGGTGAAGGGACAGGCGTCGACCGTGGTCGCGGTCAAGATGTTGAAGG AGGGTCACACGGACGCCGACGTCAAGGACCTGGTGTGCGAGATGGAGGTGATGAAGATGATCGGCAAGCACGTCAACATCATCAACCTGCTCGGCTGCTGCTGCAAGGACGGCCCGCTGTACGTGATCGTGGAGTACGCCCCGCACGGCAACCTCAAAGACTTCCTACGGGGTCACCGCTTCGGTACCGCCAACTACGAGGACATGATCAGCGGTGGCGACAAGGAGAAGAAGATCCTCACCCAGAAGGAGCTGATCTCGTTCGCGTATCAGATCGCGCGCGGCATGGAACATCTGGCGTCGCGAAGG TGCATTCATCGCGATTTGGCAGCGCGGAACGTGCTGGTTAGTGACGGGTACGTGATGAAGATCGCCGATTTCGGGCTGGCGCGCGACATTCACAGCCAGGAGTACTACCGGAAGACGACCACGGGCAAGCTGCCGATCCGCTGGATGGCGCCCGAGTCGCTCGAGGAGAAGTTCTACGACTCGCAGAGCGATGT CTGGTCCTTTGGAGTGCTACTCTGGGAGATTATGACCCTCGGGGGCAACCCGTACTCGTCGATCCCGACCTGGGACAACCTGCTGGAGCATCTCAAGAAGGGCAAGCGACTGGAGCAGCCACCGCTCTGCTCGATAGACAT CTACCTGTTCATGCGCGAGTGCTGGCACTACCGGCCCGAGGAGCGGCCCACCTTCAGCGAGATCGTCCAGCATCTGGACCGGCTGGTCAGCATCACCTCGAACGAGGAGTACCTGGATCTGGGGCTGCCACTGCTCGAGACGCCCCCGTCCAGCGACGATGACGAGGAGGACGACGAGGACGCGCTGGACGAGCCGGACGGACGGCAGGCCGAGCGGATGCGGATGTACCCGTTCAGCCATCACCACTTTAGTCATCACACCACCGAGAGTAGTTTTTAG
- the LOC6039198 gene encoding transcriptional adapter 2B isoform X2: MDSGILSIYRGKGGWSAREELHLLDAIEQYGFGNWEDISKHIETRTAEEAKDEYVTRFLQGTVGRHTWAPAIDQRPQLTDHTSDDTGPLSQLLIQKLPPMDCSNEEATALGYMPNRDDFEREYDPTAEQLVSTLSLSPDDEDVDMLLKLAQVDIYTRRLRERARRKRVVRDYQLVANFFRGNAKRARMSRDQREFRERLRTFSQFYTSMEFERLINSLERERGLRIRLSELNRYRWNGLQRMDECVHFEQHAAAAQHRNTGPYGHGRTLACIIGPNGQSMPGCIRQILTGQPKQRRLMRDKQGILGVVQLADSKKKRKRRPKLKFHRPKAHAPHRRPGLLRRLIQQQKLLG; encoded by the exons ATGGACTCGGGCATTTTGTCCATCTACCGCGGCAAGGGAGGCTGGTCCGCGCGGGAGGAACTGCACCTGCTGGACGCCATCGAGCAGTACGGCTTCGGCAACTGGGAGGACATAAGCAAACACATCGAAACGCGCACCGCCGAGGAAGCGAAAGATGAGTACGTCACACGGTTCCTGCAGGGAACGGTCGGACGGCACACCTGGGCCCCGGCCATCGACCAGCGGCCCCAGCTGACCGATCACACCTCCGATGACACCGGACCGCTCAGTCAGCTGCTGATCCAGAAGCTCCCGCCAATGGATTGCTCCAACGAGGAAGCGACCGCCCTCGGGTACATGCCCAATCGGGACGACTTTGAGCGCGAGTACGACCCGACGGCGGAACAGCTGGTGTCCACGCTGTCCCTCTCTCCGGACGACGAGGACGTCGACATGCTGCTAAAGCTCGCCCAAGTAGACATTTACACGCGTCGGTTGCGCGAGCGTGCCCGGCGGAAGCGCGTCGTCCGCGACTACCAGCTGGTGGCCAACTTTTTCCGCGGAAACGCCAAACGGGCCCGCATGAGCCGCGATCAGCGCGAGTTCCGCGAGCGGTTGCGGACGTTCTCGCAGTTTTACACGTCGATGGAGTTTGAGCGGTTGATCAACTCGTTGGAGCGCGAGCGTGGACTGCGCATTCGCCTTTCCGAGCTGAACCGGTACCGCTGGAACGGACTGCAGCGGATGGACGAGTGCGTGCACTTTGAGCAGCATGCGGCCGCCGCTCAGCACAGGAACACGGGCCCGTACGGGCATGGCAGGACG CTTGCATGTATAATTGGTCCCAACGGTCAATCGATGCCGGGCTgtataagacaaattttaacagGACAACCGAAGCAAAGGCGGCTCATGCGAGACAAGCAAGGGATCCTCGGCGTTGTCCAGCTCGCAGATAGCAAGAAGAAG cGAAAGCGACGCCCGAAGCTCAAGTTCCACCGGCCAAAGGCACACGCACCCCACCGACGACCGGGTCTCCTTCGACGGCTCATTCAGCAGCAGAAACTTCTCGGATAG
- the LOC6039198 gene encoding transcriptional adapter 2B isoform X1 — protein sequence MDSGILSIYRGKGGWSAREELHLLDAIEQYGFGNWEDISKHIETRTAEEAKDEYVTRFLQGTVGRHTWAPAIDQRPQLTDHTSDDTGPLSQLLIQKLPPMDCSNEEATALGYMPNRDDFEREYDPTAEQLVSTLSLSPDDEDVDMLLKLAQVDIYTRRLRERARRKRVVRDYQLVANFFRGNAKRARMSRDQREFRERLRTFSQFYTSMEFERLINSLERERGLRIRLSELNRYRWNGLQRMDECVHFEQHAAAAQHRNTGPYGHGRTDNRSKGGSCETSKGSSALSSSQIARRSESDARSSSSTGQRHTHPTDDRVSFDGSFSSRNFSDSSRGTDAARHPPNHNHQQHSQSHPDQGHHHHHLQHQQQPGGQLLTSNELQLCSSLNLPVTRYLSLKTVLLGRPSLDHGISSVAETMVKKYLIRSGWLQTSPQN from the exons ATGGACTCGGGCATTTTGTCCATCTACCGCGGCAAGGGAGGCTGGTCCGCGCGGGAGGAACTGCACCTGCTGGACGCCATCGAGCAGTACGGCTTCGGCAACTGGGAGGACATAAGCAAACACATCGAAACGCGCACCGCCGAGGAAGCGAAAGATGAGTACGTCACACGGTTCCTGCAGGGAACGGTCGGACGGCACACCTGGGCCCCGGCCATCGACCAGCGGCCCCAGCTGACCGATCACACCTCCGATGACACCGGACCGCTCAGTCAGCTGCTGATCCAGAAGCTCCCGCCAATGGATTGCTCCAACGAGGAAGCGACCGCCCTCGGGTACATGCCCAATCGGGACGACTTTGAGCGCGAGTACGACCCGACGGCGGAACAGCTGGTGTCCACGCTGTCCCTCTCTCCGGACGACGAGGACGTCGACATGCTGCTAAAGCTCGCCCAAGTAGACATTTACACGCGTCGGTTGCGCGAGCGTGCCCGGCGGAAGCGCGTCGTCCGCGACTACCAGCTGGTGGCCAACTTTTTCCGCGGAAACGCCAAACGGGCCCGCATGAGCCGCGATCAGCGCGAGTTCCGCGAGCGGTTGCGGACGTTCTCGCAGTTTTACACGTCGATGGAGTTTGAGCGGTTGATCAACTCGTTGGAGCGCGAGCGTGGACTGCGCATTCGCCTTTCCGAGCTGAACCGGTACCGCTGGAACGGACTGCAGCGGATGGACGAGTGCGTGCACTTTGAGCAGCATGCGGCCGCCGCTCAGCACAGGAACACGGGCCCGTACGGGCATGGCAGGACG GACAACCGAAGCAAAGGCGGCTCATGCGAGACAAGCAAGGGATCCTCGGCGTTGTCCAGCTCGCAGATAGCAAGAAGAAG cGAAAGCGACGCCCGAAGCTCAAGTTCCACCGGCCAAAGGCACACGCACCCCACCGACGACCGGGTCTCCTTCGACGGCTCATTCAGCAGCAGAAACTTCTCGGATAGCTCACGGGGAACGGATGCCGCGAGGCATCCACCGAACCACAACCATCAGCAGCACAGCCAGTCGCATCCGGATCAgggacatcatcatcatcatctgcagcaccagcagcagcccGGCGGACAGCTGCTCACGTCAAACGAGCTTCAGCTGTGCAGCTCCCTTAATCTGCCCGTGACGCGCTATCTCAGCCTGAAGACGGTGCTGCTGGGGCGGCCGTCGCTGGACCACGGCATCAGTTCCGTGGCGGAAACGATGGTCAAAAAGTATCTGATCCGGTCGGGCTGGCTGCAGACGAGTCCGCAAAATTAA